TCCCACCGTCACACCACTACCAATTCCAGTACAATGCTCAGCAACTCTTCCAGCACGATGCCCAAACCATTACCCCGGAGGCTCTCGAGATTGTGAAGGACGCCATAGCCAGCAGCGACGTCGACCACAAGACCGACACAAAGCGGAAGGCAGTTGCCCGCCGTGCCGTCGGGTAACCGTGGGAGGATCCCTCGTTGGCCGAGTGGCCGGAGAATGACTATCGCTTGTTCTGCGGCGACCTAGGGAACGAGGTGAATGACGACATTTTGTCGAAGGCCTTCACAAGATTCCCTTCGTTTAACATGGCGAGAGTTGTGAGGGACAAGCAATCAGGTTATATTTGTTTTCTGATTAGTGGATTTTTAGGTTGTTAAAATAGGATTAGATTATGTTTTGATTCAGAATAGCTGAGAAATGTTTAAAATAGGATTTTTAGGTTGTTTTCTGATTAGTTAGATTTGAGACATTATTACATGAAATTGGTACATGAATGCAAATTTTTTGAACTCAAAATAGTTGAAAAGGCACTGCTTTTACAACCATGTTAAAATTGATGCTTGATTGGTGAGTAAAAGGcatcttttaaaaattgaaagtaGCCTAATTGCATTTTATGTGTCAATTACAGCATGCATATAGAGATGGTCGTCTTAAGGAGGTAGTTCTGCTACATCTTGGAGCTGCAGATGGCGATACAGTGATTGCCAAAGATATCAGGTTGCTTTTGTGCTCCTTTATTGTTCTATAGTTTATGGCCTTCTGCTTTTTGACTTTAGATTCCTTTCTGTTATGTTTTTGTTCATTTACTAACTAAATACATGATGATATCTGCTACCAATTCTTTCTGACTTTTGTAGCAAATTGGTAGAAGTCATTATAGATACTACATGGTATATTACTTTGATTTGGAACTCTGTATTCTTAAATAATTGGTCATTTAGAATTTTCAGATGTGTGTACTCCTTAATCCTTAGCCTTTCTTGTTAAAATGTTCTCCTAACTTGTCTGAGGATTGGGATTTTGTGGTGTTTATTGTTTATTCTAGTGCCAAGCTTGTGGACTTTGCTCTTGAATCTGGAAAAATATATGAAGGAGAAGACTTCAAGTACATACAGGAAAGTTTTGCCAATGGCACATTGCATCTCATTGGGTTATTGAGTGATGGTGGAGTCCATTCCCGACTTGATCAGTTGTAGGTGAGGATTGGGGGGTTGGAACATTTATAAGGAATTttaatcttttgtttttttttttgaagtttttTTGTACTGATTCAAGCAATTGCGAACTAGTAAGTACTAACAGATGCCATTATGCCAGGCTTACACAAAGACTCTGAATTATCCAAACTAGTACCACCGATATCCAGTGATGAACCAAGTAGATAAGCCACCCCACCACTCATTTATTAATATCTTATCAACagaaatatgaaattttttaaaggaaaattcttcaatatatttaactaaatatttatttgatttgtgcATCAGCTCAATAATGTTGTAGCTAAAGATCTTTTCTTTTCCTATGAATAACGGGAATCGTACGTATACTACTTTTTTGTCGGTTCATCCTGAGAGTGGTGCTATAACAAGCTAAGATCAAATGTTTCATGACCTTCATTTTCTGAGAGGGTCCCAATTAGGGGATAAGTCATGAAAAATTGCAAGAGATCAATAATTTTAgtataagaaaataattaatattggtTAGTTAATGGTTTCTAAGTGATAAATCATAACCCCTAACCATAACCGCCAAGTCCTGTCGTACATGTACATGCATGCAATTCTGTTCTTTCATTAGGTCTAATTTGGTCATtttcattcataattttttaagcGAGGGTCCTACCCTTGATGTTCTTGAAAAATGCCAAGAAGTGGAGGCCAGAGCTAGGGAGCTTGATAAACAGGTGAAGCTACTTGTGAGGTTGTTGATTAAACactacttttctttttattttcaaaattgaattaattttatcataatttcaGTGTACTTGATTGAGCTGTTTTATTTGCAAGAAGTGGAAGGAAATTGTGGATGAATGGaccctttttttaatttttattttttatatcatgGTAAAGTTTAAGGTCCTGTTTGGCGTTATTAATATTCTATTTTgaaattcctttttatttattttttgcagATTCCTGATTTTGCATACTCGCCAAATCCACACAGTGAGTACTTGCGCATCTTATTCAAATATTCTTTTTGTGTGTGTCTCTGTTGTTTTGGATTTTGGTGAACAATAATGCTTTTCTGCTTCTGTATGCTGACACAGATGGAAGTTCTGGGTCTGACTGTATGCTTTTCTTGGCCTTTAAGTAATTTTCTGTGTTACATTCTCTTCCGCCTTTTGTTATTCACAGTAGAAATACTTTCTTCAATacaatttctctttttaaaagGTTACCACTGTTAGATCTAAGCTTTGTCATTGGGTCATTCTAGTTTTATTTAAGCTAAGCTTCTCTATGCTTTCTTATTTCAATGGTTACTATAGAGAAACCTGCTGTTGACTGATAGTGACTAGTTGATCCTCTTAAGGATGAGAACAAAAGATCCCTTATTTGGGGTTATTTCTGTTGGATGCTTTGATTGTTTAACTTTCCTAAGCATAAATAATTTCCTGTCAATAATATTCTTTTATCATTTTGATATTAAGATATTGGGTATTGGCCTATCTGAATTTTAAAACTAGAAATTCTgttgaaagaaacaaaaaagactTATGGCTTTCTTTGCTCAACATTACATGTATCACTAACTGAAAGATCATTGTGCTTGATCCAAAATCAGAGCCAGTGCTTAGTAGATCTATGTGGTGCATTGCACTGTGACATTGAAATCAATTTTGGGttgaaaaaatcaaaatgtaaTCCTGCTGCCGCTGCAAGAAATAAACATCTGTGTGAGGTGTGCATCAGTCTGTCTATTCATTTGTTTTAACCAGATTTGTTTCATGCCACCAATTTATCTCAAAAGATTGAAAAGTTGACAATTTAGCCCTTGAAGGACTAAACAAGTGCAACATCAGTTGCTATGTGGGTTTGGGAAATTTATCAACAAACTGAGTAAATCATTTGAACACAATGGACTTATTTAGTTATTTGGAGGTTAAATTGTCTATGTTATTAAGTATTCAAGGGCTAAATTGATGGTATAAACAATTTATATCTGTCTCTAATTGTTTTCTACAGAGCTTAACAGATAGTTGTTTTCCTGTTAATGACGGTCCTACAGCAAGCCGACTCCATGGTATGATATTAGTTTCTTTTCTGTAAAATGTTGCACGTTATTGGTAGCTACTGCTTTCTTACATTGACAATTTGTCAGAATTCTTCTTGCACCAATTCTGTGATGCACACAGCTGCATTGGAAGCAAGAAACCTTTCTCCAGAGACCGCCaggtaatttaattaaaatatataaatgattTCTATCCCTTTCTTTAATTTACCTTAAGAGGATCATTctgaaaaatcttaaaagaTTCAGAAATCCTGAAGAATTTAACTTGACAAATTGCATAATAATGAGAGAGTGAATTTTCAAAGACTCCTTAATGCCTTGTCCAACTATATGGTGGAAATGAATCTATTTAATGTAATTCGTTTGAATTCATTTAACTGGTTTCTTGATATATGCAGAAGAAGACAAATGCATTCTACATCGTTGCTTCCATTTTGCTTTTGATGCTGCTGCTACTTTACTATCTCTATATCTACTTTATCTACTTGTGATAAGGTTTTGATTTTTGTCTTATAGAGGGATGAAAAGGGAAACTCAACTGTTGAGGCGCATCTCTCAAACTGGCAGAAAGAAAAAACCATCTTAATGGATAGATTTGTCATCTTCGGAAGTTCTCGCTTCTCCAACACTTTCAGAATCCATAGAAGTTTACTAATCTGTGACAGTGGTTACTGCACTCCCAATTCGGCCATAGGCAAGTGCAGTTGGAGGAGAAGAGCGAGAAAGACTGCCAAATCTGCTCCTCGTTTTTTACATGTTTGTTGTAAGCCAATTTCTTTACAGAGACTTAGCAAACACAAATTTGAGCTGCAGGATTGAATTCGCCCTTGGTAGCTTTTGTATTTGATTCTAACTAACAttactaacaagaaaaattataccTTATCATCGTGTTCTTTTTGTTTGTTGAAACTTGATGAGGATCTATTTGTAAACGTTTTCATTGTGTAACATTTGGAACACTTAGGGGAGCTCCCGTATCAATCACTTCCATTCCTCTCATTAGACCATCTGTAGCGCTCATAGCTACAGCTCTAACTCgattatttttggttttggCGCATTTCATGTAACAGGATTGTATGGTCCTGGGATATGGGTGTCCGATCCTTATGGCGTCCCAAGCCAAAATATCACAAGTACCACCTCGTCCCGGACCATCGCAAGGAAacttttgaatttcaaattagATAAGGGTTCCCACGAAGCAAAAAAGAGGGGATCCCAGTGTAAACTCCTATTGTACTGCCTTgcattgaataataaaaaaaatgtttgtaATCTCCTATTGTAAACTcctattattttgtaattagaaaaataaaaaaaatctattttatctTACTAACAaatttacagacggattttctgtaTGTAATCAGAGTGTTAGATAATTTTTCAAGGTTCAAATTATAGATGGAAAaactgtctgtaattacagacgaaaaatttgtcgaaaaattcgtctgtaattacagacaaaaaattcgtcaaaaaatccgtctgtaattacagacaaaatctgtcgaaaaatctgtctgtaattaccgacggaaaatccgtcaaaaaatctgtctgtaattatcgacggaaaatccgtcggaaagttCGTTGCCTTTGGAAAATGGATGGAAAATTTATAGAGagaaaatccgtcggtaactggtaaaaatctGTCGGTAGTTTTTCGACGAAAAAAAATctgtcggtaaataattttcgACGAGGCTTTTACAGAAGGCAAAGTTCGTCAGTAACCAAAAATCCGTctataataaagactaaatctgtctgtaaatctTTCTGTATTAattcattttctagttgtgtATTGAGTGCctaattattggttatgaagttcAAGTGGGTTGGGTTGATAAaagggcaagaaaataaatgacaagaaagcaAAGCTAACAACTAAAGATAACGAATACTAAAAAGAGaggcattcatggcaaggattgagaatctaGGCTTTCGatcctagtcattaatcatAATACAATACTTAACAAGAGCTAATCCTATTAAGTCATTTTCAACATCGGAAGAAGGTACAATGTTATCTTCAACATAGGAAGAAAGTCAAATAggactagttaatctcaatccaaaagtcctaatcaacttactaattgaattagtaagaGATTAGAGTCGATAGAAACAATATTAAcaaacaactctagatcaccaacataagttgggtattaatgactcaagattgcctaatttctctttccaacccaagaatgctcaaaaatcTACTTTAACAtacaaccaagcattttgtcaaacacttgaaaggcacaaaagaaaaacatcataaaagtgcaagaataataaatctacaactacccaatgtaagaaattaacaataacaactcaaataaataacaataaacaaagaaacatgaaattgcattaaaagggaatccaaatccaacaagagttcatcaacataaaaaagaggcataaaagggaaattaacaatgtaaactaagagaataaagatgtaggaacaagaaattgcaagaaaaactaattgaaaataagaattaaaacctagatctaagaggaattaacctagagagaagagggagcttctctctctagaaaactacctaAAGCATGATCCTAAGCTAATCTAATTGCTTCCCCCTTGTTCCTGCTTGAATTTTACATCAAATAGTCTCAGAAATGAGTTGGTTTTGGGCCTAGAAagtcagaaatcgcccccagtgtgttgcctttaatgaggtcacgtgcctaacgtcacgcgtgcgcgtcgctggcAAATTTCtttctcacgcgtacgcgtggatgacgcgtgtGCGTGGCCTTGAACCCTCCAATGCTCATTTctccatgaattctccactttgcatgtttttctcctcacttcttctatccaatccttgccttataagcttgaaatcactcaacaaacatatcaaggcattgaatggaattaaagtgaattagatttagctattttaaggcctaaaaagcatgttttcactcttaagcacaaatttaggGAGAATTATAAAAGCATGctttttcattgaataaatgtgagataagttgataaaatccactaaattctacacaagataaaccacgaaattggggtttatcaatatactatatgtatttattgaaaaaataatattaatagatatcatataaacatgaaaagaaaaaaataaattgtgattagtaaaatttttttgtttatctttttaatttgtatatatttaataaaatatatttaataaaatttatagttaaataaaatataattgatttaaaaatgagtaaatttaaaattaaaataaattgaataaagtaaaaataaaagattgttATATGTACTATAATTTGTGTATATGTTAGTAAGAAGCGTTACAGCTTGGTGGTATGATCATCTTTCTTGTATCCTAGGGCCAGGGGGTTTGAACCCCATGTAAAGcattttggaaaatttttcaaaaatcacaagcCTTGACACTTGATAGTGCTGGAGCATATGGAGAACAATGGACTTGCAGAAGGCTGGTGCGTCGTAGATTCGCCTTCAATGACCGAGCGGTTCGGTCCGGTCTAGTTTTCACCGAGTTTGACTAATTCGTACCGGTTTTCTACCTTAAACGGTCCTAATCTCGGACCGGACCAGTGTTGAGTCCGGTTATCAATTTTTCGGTCGAACCGACCGGTCTGGTCTCGTTTTAATAACTATGGGTAAGCAATTTTGTACCTTGATGCAACATTATATGTTCTTGCTCTGAGGAAAAAGGTTTGAGATTAATACTTGGTTTCACTGTTTATTTGACAAAAACAGGTCCTTCACCCATAACAGATGGTAACTGGATCACTGAAGATTCGGATATCATCAGAACTTACTTTCTAAATAATGTTTTTCTCTACAACTCGCGTTCCTTCAAGAATACTTTGACAACCCCAAGAAGGCAAGGTTCCTACTTCTGCTGTGAAGATAGAATTAAATCTAAAGTATTTACCTTTAAGTATTCTAGAAAGAAGAGAGTTAGATTGGGTCACAATTTTTTCGCATTGTTTACCCAAAAGAGCCAGTTTTTGAACCCTGAGATCTTTGAAACCaagcttattttctttcttaagCCTAGTCATCTTATCCCAACTAATATACGCCATTCGCCTTTCAGAACCTTGCTGCTCCCACCAGAGTTGCGTTAGAATACTATGAATTTCATTTAACAAGCTGTCCAGAAGTTTAAAACATGACAATGTGTATATTTATATGGCTTCACCAACTGCTCAGAGTAATACCTGTCTTCCTCCATTAGATAACAAGCACTTTTTTTTCATCCTTGTGTCCTTTTGAGAACCTTATCTTTGATTGAGTTAAAGGTGACTTTCTTAGAGTGGTTGACAAGGGAAGAGAGACTTAAATATTTATCTTGTATACATGTGAGAAATATTCAGCTGGGCTGCTAGAGAGGTTCTAATCAGTTTTGGAGTGTTATTACTGAAGAATAGGACCGAATTATTAAGATTAACTCTTTGACCACTGAATCTCTCATAAGATTCCAATAATTCTAGAATAGAGGCACAACTATTTTCTGAGGTTTTACCAAATAGAATGGAATCATCAGTGAATAGCAAATGATTTATAGTCAGGCATCTTCTGTTTATCTGAATTACTCGAATAAGATTGTTTTGCTTTACTTTGTGTATCAAGAAGGAAAATTCTTCTACAcataataagaaaagaaaaggggaTAGAGGGTCACCTTGACGGATGCCTctatttggtttaaaaaaaaatcatagggTTGACCTTCCATAACAACAGAGTAAAAAATGGTTGTCAACAATTCATGAATCCTGTCAATGAATCTCGATTCGAAGCCCAACTTCTCCATAATAAACGATAGAAAATGTCACTCCACCTTATCGTAGGCTTTACTCATATCAAGCTTGAATGCCATTTTGTATTCCAAACCTCGCTTCTTTTGTTTAAGATAATGCATACATTCGTGTGctataaaaatgttataaaaaataagtcTACATTTTAAGAATGCACTTTGAGTAGGGCTAATTACTTTGTTCATACACCCTTGGAGTCTGTGGACCAGTAcattcaaaataattttgtagACAACAGAAGACAAACTAATGAGCCTTATCTGAGTCATATCGCTTGCATCTGGGACTTTTGGCACTAGATAAATATTGATGTggttaaactttttaaaattctacCTCCAGCAAAGAAACTCTTTACAGTTTGGAACACGTCTTCTCCGACTATATCCCAATAGAATTAGAAGAATTTAGCCGTTATATCATCCTCTTCTGGTTCACTCTGAGAGTGGATACTAAAAGTAGCTCTTTTTACTTCCTCCATAGAAACAGGTCTTTTGAGCCTATGGTTCATGTTATCTATAACCTTAGGCTTGAAGTTTATAAAAAAAGGCCTAGGATCTGCTTGATTAGAAGATGTGAAATACTCTTAAAGTAATCTTCAGCCACCTTAACAATATCAGCATTGGTTGTTGCTATATCCCCATTATCCCTTCGTAGATGCCATATCTTCTTATTCTTTCTAGTTCTAGATTTAAATTTTCGATGGAAGAAGTTTGTATTTTGGTCTCCTTCCTTCAGCCATTTAGTTCTAGATTTGTCTTTACAATAAAGTTTTTCGTCCAAATATGCTTTTTCAAGCTGCTGTTCAAGCTCAAGTAATTTAGTATCTCCCATGATGTCTGATGCCTATTTTTGTTTTAGAGGAGCCATAATTTCTACAATTTCCTTTTTAGAATTAGTAGAGCTGTTCCTTTGTCAGAGAATTAATCGGTGTCTAACTAATTTAAACTTCTGAAATAATCTGAACATCGCTGAACCTTCTGTATCTAAGTTCTAGACCTTGCTGATGAAGTTACGAATTTGTTCTTCACCACACTAGCGG
The genomic region above belongs to Arachis duranensis cultivar V14167 chromosome 3, aradu.V14167.gnm2.J7QH, whole genome shotgun sequence and contains:
- the LOC107479717 gene encoding uncharacterized protein LOC107479717 isoform X2, coding for MVESIPDLISCSEGPTLDVLEKCQEVEARARELDKQVKLLVRFLILHTRQIHTSQCLVDLCGALHCDIEINFGLKKSKCNPAAAARNKHLCERDEKGNSTVEAHLSNWQKEKTILMDRFVIFGSSRFSNTFRIHRSLLICDSGYCTPNSAIGKCSWRRRARKTAKSAPRFLHVCCKPISLQRLSKHKFELQD
- the LOC107479717 gene encoding uncharacterized protein LOC107479717 isoform X4, which produces MQFCSFIRSNLVIFIHNFLSEGPTLDVLEKCQEVEARARELDKQVKLLVRFLILHTRQIHTSQCLVDLCGALHCDIEINFGLKKSKCNPAAAARNKHLCESLTDSCFPVNDGPTASRLHEFFLHQFCDAHSCIGSKKPFSRDRQVI
- the LOC107479717 gene encoding uncharacterized protein LOC107479717 isoform X1, with the translated sequence MQFCSFIRSNLVIFIHNFLSEGPTLDVLEKCQEVEARARELDKQVKLLVRFLILHTRQIHTSQCLVDLCGALHCDIEINFGLKKSKCNPAAAARNKHLCERDEKGNSTVEAHLSNWQKEKTILMDRFVIFGSSRFSNTFRIHRSLLICDSGYCTPNSAIGKCSWRRRARKTAKSAPRFLHVCCKPISLQRLSKHKFELQD
- the LOC107479717 gene encoding uncharacterized protein LOC107479717 isoform X3; translation: MFLKNAKKWRPELGSLINRFLILHTRQIHTSQCLVDLCGALHCDIEINFGLKKSKCNPAAAARNKHLCERDEKGNSTVEAHLSNWQKEKTILMDRFVIFGSSRFSNTFRIHRSLLICDSGYCTPNSAIGKCSWRRRARKTAKSAPRFLHVCCKPISLQRLSKHKFELQD